One Pseudorhodoplanes sinuspersici DNA segment encodes these proteins:
- the der gene encoding ribosome biogenesis GTPase Der, giving the protein MNLTIAIIGRPNVGKSTLFNRLVGRRLALVDDSPGVTRDRREGQGRLGDLDFTIVDTAGLEEAAPQSLAGRMLSQTKAAIGDADAIFFVFDSRTGLLPADKVFADVVRKSGKPVVLIANKSEGKAGEAGAMEAYSLGLGDPVLLSAEHGEGLGDLYDALRNVCDVRPPSDESEQEDDQNIARPIRVAVVGRPNAGKSTLVNRLLGEERLLTGPEAGITRDSISVPLEWHGQKFLFHDTAGMRRKSRIDEKLEKLAVSDTLESIRFADVVIVLMDAAQAFEEQDLRIADLVEREGRALVIGMNKWDLKDDRHAAGKLRQEVDHWLPQVRGVPIVAMSGMTGEGLDRLMRAVIDAHTIWNKRVTTSQLNRWFEDTIASHPPPAVSGRRLKLNYITQAKARPPSFVIFCTRADAVPDSYKRYLANEMREAFDLPGTPIRLTLREKKNPYATRK; this is encoded by the coding sequence ATGAATCTCACCATCGCGATCATCGGCCGTCCAAATGTCGGCAAATCGACGCTGTTCAATCGCCTGGTCGGCCGACGGCTGGCGCTGGTCGACGATTCGCCGGGGGTGACGCGCGACCGCCGCGAGGGGCAGGGACGGCTCGGCGATCTCGATTTCACCATCGTCGATACGGCGGGGCTGGAAGAGGCGGCACCACAAAGCCTTGCGGGGCGGATGCTGTCACAGACAAAGGCTGCGATCGGGGACGCCGATGCAATCTTTTTCGTGTTCGATTCCCGCACCGGATTGCTGCCGGCGGACAAGGTTTTTGCCGATGTTGTCCGAAAGTCCGGCAAGCCCGTTGTTCTGATCGCCAACAAAAGTGAAGGCAAAGCTGGCGAAGCGGGGGCGATGGAAGCCTATTCGCTTGGCCTTGGCGATCCGGTTTTATTGTCCGCAGAACACGGCGAAGGTCTTGGTGATCTGTACGATGCTCTGCGGAATGTCTGCGACGTTCGGCCTCCCTCCGATGAGTCAGAACAAGAGGACGACCAGAACATTGCGCGACCGATCCGCGTCGCCGTTGTCGGCCGTCCGAATGCCGGCAAATCGACACTGGTCAATCGCCTGCTCGGGGAAGAAAGGCTGCTGACCGGACCGGAAGCCGGCATCACCCGCGATTCGATTTCCGTCCCGCTCGAATGGCACGGGCAGAAATTTCTGTTCCACGACACTGCTGGCATGCGACGCAAGTCGCGGATCGATGAGAAGCTGGAAAAACTTGCGGTTTCCGACACGCTCGAATCTATCCGCTTCGCCGACGTGGTGATCGTGTTGATGGATGCTGCGCAAGCCTTCGAGGAGCAGGACCTGCGCATCGCCGATCTGGTCGAGCGGGAAGGGCGCGCACTCGTCATCGGCATGAACAAATGGGATCTGAAGGACGATCGCCATGCGGCCGGCAAATTGCGGCAGGAAGTCGATCACTGGCTGCCGCAGGTGAGAGGTGTGCCGATTGTTGCGATGTCCGGCATGACCGGCGAAGGTCTCGACCGATTGATGCGCGCGGTGATCGACGCGCATACGATCTGGAACAAGCGCGTGACGACATCACAACTCAATCGCTGGTTCGAGGACACGATCGCCTCGCATCCGCCGCCGGCGGTGTCGGGGCGGCGATTGAAATTGAACTACATCACGCAGGCCAAGGCGCGACCGCCGAGCTTCGTGATCTTCTGCACGCGCGCCGACGCGGTGCCGGATTCGTACAAGCGCTATCTCGCCAACGAAATGCGCGAAGCTTTCGATCTGCCCGGCACGCCGATCCGGCTGACGTTGCGGGAGAAGAAGAACCCTTATGCAACACGCAAGTGA
- the sigJ gene encoding RNA polymerase sigma factor SigJ — protein sequence MRSLDHLQIFEMARPRLLGLAYRILGSRADAEDAVQDTFLKWQNADVASIDNPSAWLTTICTRHCLDLLRAAHRSRVNYVGSWLPEPIHLAVDNEAEKNAELSSSLTTAFLLILERLTPKERAAYLLHEIFEMPYPQIASTLDLEEAACRQLVSRAKQHIDQARVRHVAPAQRQEELLSAFQVAITKGETAQLAALLSDDIRFTSDGGGKVTALLEVLHGKADVMAFIRRLHSFWTNFEWRDVNINGARGVLILENGAVNAAISFAYDEADRLSDIYVVRNPDKLAMLDVVAIQ from the coding sequence ATGCGCAGTCTTGACCACCTGCAGATCTTCGAGATGGCGCGCCCCAGATTGCTGGGGCTCGCCTATCGCATCCTCGGCTCGCGCGCCGATGCCGAGGATGCGGTGCAGGATACGTTCCTGAAATGGCAGAATGCGGATGTTGCTTCGATCGACAATCCATCGGCATGGCTGACGACGATCTGCACGCGCCATTGCCTCGATTTGTTGCGCGCCGCGCATCGTTCGCGCGTCAATTATGTCGGCTCATGGCTGCCCGAGCCGATCCATCTCGCCGTGGACAATGAAGCAGAAAAGAATGCCGAGCTCAGTTCGTCGCTGACGACGGCTTTTCTCCTGATCCTCGAAAGGCTGACGCCAAAGGAACGCGCGGCCTATCTGCTGCACGAAATCTTCGAGATGCCTTATCCGCAGATCGCCTCGACGCTGGATCTGGAAGAAGCAGCCTGCCGCCAGCTGGTGTCGCGTGCGAAACAGCATATCGATCAAGCCAGGGTGCGGCATGTGGCACCGGCACAGCGTCAGGAGGAATTGCTGTCGGCTTTTCAGGTTGCGATTACGAAGGGCGAGACCGCACAGCTTGCGGCCCTGCTATCAGACGATATTCGCTTCACCTCCGACGGTGGCGGCAAGGTCACGGCATTGCTGGAAGTCTTGCACGGCAAGGCCGATGTGATGGCCTTTATCCGGCGTTTGCATAGTTTTTGGACCAACTTCGAGTGGCGCGACGTCAATATCAACGGCGCCCGCGGCGTGCTGATCCTCGAGAATGGCGCGGTGAATGCCGCAATCTCCTTCGCCTATGATGAGGCGGACCGGTTGTCGGATATCTATGTCGTGCGCAATCCGGATAAGCTCGCCATGCTGGATGTCGTCGCGATCCAATGA
- a CDS encoding tetratricopeptide repeat protein → MADIFHEVDEEIRRERLKRIWDRYGGLILAVLVLVVAGIGGWRGWEYYQNQRAADSGAQFEAAMALAEGGKLQEAEQAFAKIAADGTSGYRLLAQLREAEAMAPRDRAAAVAVFDKVAADASAGTRFQDLASVRAGFLLVDNAAFADMEKRLETASGAQRPFRHSARELLALSAFKAGDVQGLRRWADMINGDAESPAAMRARIEALLALSNVAKG, encoded by the coding sequence TTGGCCGATATCTTTCACGAAGTCGATGAGGAAATCAGGCGCGAGCGCCTGAAGCGGATCTGGGACCGCTATGGCGGGCTGATTCTCGCTGTCCTGGTGCTGGTGGTGGCCGGCATCGGCGGCTGGCGCGGCTGGGAATACTATCAAAATCAAAGGGCTGCGGACAGCGGCGCACAATTCGAAGCAGCCATGGCGCTGGCCGAAGGCGGCAAGCTGCAGGAGGCCGAACAGGCTTTCGCCAAGATCGCCGCCGACGGCACATCCGGCTATCGCCTGCTGGCCCAGTTGCGCGAAGCCGAGGCAATGGCGCCCCGCGACCGCGCCGCGGCGGTTGCGGTATTCGACAAGGTCGCCGCGGATGCGTCCGCAGGCACCCGTTTCCAGGATCTGGCGTCGGTGCGCGCAGGCTTCCTGCTGGTCGATAATGCGGCATTCGCCGACATGGAAAAGCGTCTTGAGACCGCCAGTGGCGCGCAGCGTCCGTTCCGGCATAGCGCGCGGGAATTGCTGGCACTTTCGGCTTTCAAGGCCGGCGATGTGCAGGGCCTGCGGCGCTGGGCGGATATGATCAACGGCGATGCCGAAAGCCCGGCTGCCATGCGCGCGCGCATCGAGGCTTTGCTGGCCTTGTCGAACGTCGCTAAGGGATAA
- a CDS encoding GYD domain-containing protein: MPTFILSLNWTDQGIRAVKDVPKRAEAARDLAKKVGVDIKEVYLTSGDRDLVVIVEAPDGNNVTKFALALGSQGNVRTSTARAWPQSEFQKLISELP, translated from the coding sequence ATGCCGACCTTTATATTGTCGCTCAACTGGACTGACCAAGGCATCCGTGCGGTCAAAGACGTTCCCAAACGAGCCGAAGCGGCTCGCGATCTTGCCAAGAAAGTGGGAGTGGACATCAAGGAAGTCTATCTCACCTCCGGCGACAGGGACCTCGTTGTTATTGTCGAGGCCCCGGACGGAAATAACGTGACCAAATTCGCGCTGGCACTTGGCTCGCAGGGAAACGTGCGCACTAGCACGGCAAGAGCCTGGCCGCAGTCGGAATTTCAAAAGCTCATATCCGAACTGCCATAA
- a CDS encoding copper-binding protein, whose translation MKKTTIAMVLSYALLTTAATGAFAQSGLVDGQVTKVDASAGKLTIKHGPLKKLGMDEGMTMVFRAQDPAMLKAVKVGDKIKFDADKVNGQFTVTKIEKTK comes from the coding sequence ATGAAGAAAACGACAATCGCTATGGTTCTGTCATACGCATTGCTGACAACAGCCGCGACGGGCGCCTTTGCGCAGTCCGGTCTGGTGGACGGTCAGGTCACCAAGGTGGACGCATCGGCCGGCAAGCTCACGATCAAGCATGGGCCGCTGAAGAAACTGGGCATGGACGAGGGCATGACGATGGTGTTCCGCGCCCAGGATCCCGCGATGCTCAAAGCGGTAAAGGTCGGTGACAAGATCAAGTTCGACGCCGACAAGGTCAACGGGCAGTTCACGGTGACGAAGATCGAGAAGACCAAGTAA
- a CDS encoding TolC family protein has protein sequence MKSVHTLSPWRKQITCVVLTGLLLSGCKAFSPDGGMDLVASVASQDLQKDVAIIATADQAEQIQSRIDGLLRKPLTADSAVQIALLNNRGLQAAYNALGIAEAEMVSASLPPAPTVSLERLVSPFEREIEWRIIGNIVALVTLPARASIAADRFEQARLQAVEATLRLAAETRRNYYRVVAARQLAAYLDQSKGAAEAATKTARQLGETGAMNKIDQAREQVFYADVTAQLGLARQRMETERERLIRTMGLWGRNLSFILPGTLPALPRKPYAQPTIEMEAVARRVDIQSARIELAALAKTYGLTEASRFVNLLELSGIRKTKQSRSTGEKEISRGFEADLQIPIFDLGETRVRAAEQTYMQAVNRLAEKAVNARSEAREAYRRYRASYDIARHFRDEVVPLRKIISDETLLRYNAMLIDVFDVLIEARQRLAANGQAIEAQRDFWLASVDMHVAITGGGGAGGDAPQSMAAAPSGGSAGH, from the coding sequence ATGAAATCGGTTCACACTCTCTCGCCTTGGCGAAAGCAGATCACATGCGTCGTTCTTACAGGCCTGCTGCTCTCCGGCTGCAAAGCGTTTTCACCGGATGGCGGCATGGATCTGGTTGCGTCGGTCGCGTCACAGGATCTGCAGAAGGATGTTGCCATCATCGCAACGGCGGATCAGGCCGAGCAAATCCAGTCTCGCATCGACGGCCTGTTGCGCAAGCCGCTCACGGCTGACAGTGCGGTGCAGATCGCGCTTCTCAACAATCGCGGCTTGCAGGCTGCCTACAACGCCCTCGGCATTGCCGAAGCGGAGATGGTGAGCGCGAGCCTGCCGCCGGCGCCAACGGTGTCGCTGGAAAGGCTGGTCAGTCCGTTCGAGCGCGAAATCGAGTGGCGCATCATTGGCAATATCGTTGCACTCGTGACATTGCCGGCGCGTGCCTCGATTGCCGCGGATCGCTTCGAGCAGGCGAGGCTGCAGGCGGTGGAAGCGACGTTGCGGCTCGCGGCGGAAACACGGCGCAACTATTACCGCGTGGTCGCGGCGCGTCAGCTTGCCGCCTATCTCGATCAATCGAAGGGCGCGGCCGAAGCCGCAACCAAGACGGCCCGCCAGCTCGGCGAGACCGGCGCCATGAACAAGATCGATCAGGCGCGCGAGCAGGTTTTCTATGCGGATGTCACCGCCCAACTCGGCCTCGCACGCCAGCGCATGGAGACCGAGCGCGAACGGCTGATCCGCACGATGGGATTGTGGGGGCGTAACCTGTCTTTCATCTTGCCGGGCACGCTGCCGGCCTTGCCGCGCAAGCCCTATGCGCAGCCCACCATCGAAATGGAGGCCGTGGCGCGGCGCGTCGACATTCAGTCGGCGCGCATCGAGCTTGCGGCACTCGCCAAGACCTACGGGCTCACCGAAGCCTCGCGCTTCGTCAATCTGCTGGAATTGTCCGGTATCCGGAAGACCAAGCAGAGCCGTTCGACCGGAGAGAAGGAAATATCGCGCGGCTTCGAGGCCGATCTGCAGATTCCGATCTTCGATCTGGGCGAAACGCGCGTGCGGGCGGCCGAGCAGACCTACATGCAGGCGGTCAATCGCCTTGCCGAAAAGGCGGTGAATGCGCGGTCGGAGGCACGCGAAGCCTATCGCCGCTATCGCGCCAGTTACGATATCGCCCGCCACTTTCGCGATGAGGTCGTGCCGCTGCGCAAGATCATCTCGGATGAAACGCTGCTTCGCTACAACGCTATGCTGATCGACGTGTTCGATGTTCTGATCGAAGCGCGTCAGCGGCTGGCGGCGAACGGCCAAGCGATCGAAGCGCAACGCGATTTCTGGCTCGCGAGCGTCGACATGCATGTGGCGATTACAGGTGGTGGTGGAGCAGGCGGTGATGCTCCGCAAAGCATGGCAGCTGCGCCTTCCGGCGGCAGCGCCGGACACTGA
- a CDS encoding cupredoxin domain-containing protein, with protein MIKSCPIAFAVTALIISSQVAIADPGHSHGYGGFSAGEPGNAKRAARVVQVTMRESDGKMVFVPERVEVKRGEQIRFVLRNNGALEHEFVLASREDNLKHAEEMKKNPEMEHDDPNAKRLQPRKRGELVWRFTKAGEFEYGCLIPGHREAGMIGTVVVK; from the coding sequence ATGATAAAGTCTTGTCCTATCGCCTTCGCGGTAACGGCGCTCATCATATCGTCACAGGTGGCGATTGCCGATCCGGGTCATTCGCATGGTTATGGCGGCTTCTCCGCCGGAGAGCCTGGCAACGCCAAACGCGCTGCGCGCGTTGTTCAGGTGACGATGCGCGAAAGCGACGGAAAGATGGTGTTCGTGCCCGAACGCGTTGAGGTAAAGCGTGGCGAGCAGATCCGCTTCGTGCTGCGCAATAATGGCGCATTGGAGCACGAATTCGTGCTCGCCTCGCGCGAGGACAATCTAAAGCACGCTGAGGAGATGAAGAAGAATCCGGAAATGGAGCATGACGACCCGAATGCGAAACGGTTGCAGCCAAGGAAGCGAGGCGAACTGGTGTGGCGTTTCACCAAAGCGGGCGAGTTCGAATACGGTTGTTTGATTCCGGGCCACCGCGAGGCCGGAATGATCGGCACTGTCGTTGTGAAATAG
- a CDS encoding carboxymuconolactone decarboxylase family protein, with the protein MSDTRTVKFEQEIPDVIAAMVEVHKVMNGHNLDHKIRHLVHLRASQMNGCAHCIKMHTREAREDGETNERLDRVIVWNHVSDFDEREKAALAWTEALTEINSKTDLGALRARLRQHFSDKEIGALTAEVAGINFWNRLGVARH; encoded by the coding sequence ATGAGCGACACCAGAACCGTCAAATTCGAGCAGGAAATCCCGGACGTGATCGCGGCCATGGTCGAAGTGCACAAGGTCATGAATGGGCACAATCTCGACCATAAAATCCGGCATCTCGTGCATCTGCGGGCCTCACAGATGAATGGCTGTGCCCACTGCATCAAGATGCATACGCGCGAAGCCCGCGAGGACGGCGAGACCAACGAGCGGCTCGATCGCGTGATCGTCTGGAACCACGTGTCGGATTTCGACGAGCGTGAGAAGGCGGCTTTGGCCTGGACGGAGGCCCTGACCGAGATCAATTCGAAGACAGATCTCGGGGCTCTGCGCGCACGGCTGCGGCAGCATTTTTCTGACAAGGAGATCGGGGCGCTGACGGCGGAAGTGGCCGGGATCAACTTCTGGAACCGCTTGGGAGTGGCGAGACACTGA
- a CDS encoding multicopper oxidase family protein — MISRRGFLGTSAAVLAGASAVSGRVQAASIPEAATTDINIMQQPLAPSGGQDYQPVATLNGWTLPWRMNGDWKEFHLVAEPVVREFAPGMTGNLWGYNGQSPGPTIEAVEGDKVRIFVTNKLPEHTTIHWHGMLLPNGMDGVGGVTQPHIKPGQTFVYEFVLKKSGTFMYHPHADEMVQMAMGMMGMFIVHPRDPAYMRVDRDFVFLLSSYDIEPGSYMPKVSEMTDFNMWTFNTRVFPGIDHLAVRKGDRVRVRVGNLTMTNHPIHMHGYDFEVTCTDGGWVRPEARWPEVTIDIPVGAMRAYEFVADEPGDWALHCHKSHHTMNAMGHNVRNFIGTRQRDLVKAVRRLAPDYMAMGSAGMAEMGEMEMPMPDNTLPMMTGFGQFGPIEMGGMFTVVKVREGLARDDYKDPGWFKHPEGTVAYQVANAAPSPVRPAASPQSGKPNVNVIKPGSQKGGHSGHH; from the coding sequence ATGATTTCAAGACGCGGATTCCTCGGAACCTCGGCCGCCGTGCTGGCTGGCGCGAGTGCGGTGAGCGGGCGCGTGCAGGCTGCCTCGATTCCGGAAGCGGCCACGACCGACATCAACATCATGCAGCAACCGCTGGCACCCTCGGGCGGGCAAGACTATCAGCCGGTGGCGACGCTCAATGGCTGGACGTTGCCGTGGCGGATGAATGGCGACTGGAAGGAGTTTCATCTCGTCGCCGAGCCGGTGGTGCGCGAATTCGCTCCCGGCATGACAGGAAATCTCTGGGGCTATAACGGTCAGTCGCCCGGCCCGACCATCGAGGCGGTGGAAGGCGACAAGGTCCGCATCTTCGTCACCAACAAGCTGCCGGAGCACACAACCATACACTGGCACGGCATGTTGTTGCCGAACGGGATGGACGGCGTCGGCGGCGTGACGCAGCCGCACATCAAACCGGGTCAAACTTTCGTCTATGAATTCGTGCTGAAGAAGAGCGGCACCTTCATGTATCACCCGCACGCCGACGAAATGGTGCAGATGGCGATGGGCATGATGGGGATGTTCATCGTGCATCCGCGCGATCCGGCCTATATGCGCGTCGACCGCGATTTCGTCTTTCTTCTGAGTTCCTACGACATCGAGCCTGGGAGCTACATGCCGAAGGTCTCGGAGATGACCGACTTCAACATGTGGACGTTCAATACGCGCGTGTTTCCGGGCATCGATCACCTCGCCGTCAGGAAAGGTGATCGGGTGCGGGTGAGAGTCGGTAATCTCACCATGACCAATCATCCGATCCACATGCACGGCTATGACTTCGAAGTCACGTGCACCGATGGTGGATGGGTGCGGCCGGAGGCGCGCTGGCCCGAGGTGACGATCGACATTCCGGTCGGCGCGATGCGGGCCTATGAATTCGTTGCCGATGAGCCGGGCGACTGGGCGCTGCATTGTCACAAGTCGCACCACACCATGAATGCGATGGGGCACAACGTCCGCAACTTCATCGGCACGCGCCAGCGCGACCTTGTGAAGGCGGTGCGGCGACTGGCCCCGGATTACATGGCGATGGGTTCGGCCGGCATGGCGGAAATGGGTGAGATGGAAATGCCCATGCCCGACAACACGTTGCCGATGATGACGGGGTTTGGACAATTTGGCCCGATCGAGATGGGTGGCATGTTCACGGTGGTGAAGGTTCGCGAAGGGTTGGCGCGCGACGATTACAAGGATCCCGGCTGGTTCAAACACCCTGAAGGCACGGTGGCTTATCAAGTGGCCAATGCGGCGCCATCGCCGGTACGCCCAGCCGCAAGCCCCCAAAGCGGCAAACCAAACGTCAACGTCATCAAGCCAGGCAGCCAAAAGGGCGGCCATTCCGGACATCACTGA